A genomic window from Camelina sativa cultivar DH55 chromosome 2, Cs, whole genome shotgun sequence includes:
- the LOC104740444 gene encoding peroxisomal membrane protein PEX14, producing the protein MATHQQPPAPSDFPAPADDKSQISEAAKPANEVQQATIAQETFKQDPPTSVFKNSEPIREDQIQNAIKFLSHPRVRGSPVIHRRSFLERKGLTKEEIDEAFRRVPDPPPSSQTTVTSQDGQQAVSTVQPQAMQSVVAAPAPLVVTPQAAFLSRFRWYHAILAVGVLAASGAGTAVFIKKSLIPRFKSWVQRIMLEEEADPLKKADAKPSLAEEAVAAAKAASAAASDVARVSQEMMITKNEERKYFEDLTHLLGVQVQEMKSLSNNIRKLEGQSSNIPRIYSADQEVYNASVTAARKPYTNGSNVDYDTRSARSASPPAPPADSSGPPHPKSYMDIMSMIQRGEKPSNIREINDMPPNPNQPLSNPRIAPKSKPWDNSQAQQDESSNGQWWQQKNPRSTDFGYETTTAARFTANQNETSTMEPAAFQRQRSWVPPQPPPVVMAEAAEAIRRPKPLPKMDQEAAASDDQTGVSDELQKITKFSESGGDGSESIQITEIQEESEQQHIIPEGN; encoded by the exons ATGGCAACTCATCAGCAACCACCAGCTCCTTCCGATTTTCCCGCTCCCGCCGATGATAAATCCCAGATTTCAG AGGCTGCAAAGCCTGCTAATGAGGTTCAGCAAGCTACCATAGCTCAAGAAACATTTAAGCAGGATCCTCCAACATCTGTGTTTAAGAATTCAGAACCAATACGGGAGGATCAAATTCAGAACGCTATCAAGTTCCTTTCGCATCCGAGAGTTAGGGGATCTCCTGTTATTCATAGAAGATCTTTTCTTGAGAGGAAAGGTCTcactaaagaagagattgacGAAGCATTTCGCCGTGTTCCT GATCCACCACCAAGCTCGCAGACTACTGTTACAAGTCAAG ATGGACAGCAAGCTGTGTCAACTGTTCAGCCACAAGCTATGCAGTCTGTGGTAGCTGCTCCTGCTCCACTCGTTGTGACTCCTCAGGCAGCTTTTCTCTCTCGGTTTCGCTGGTACCATGCTATTCTTGCTGTTGGTGTACTAGCAGCTTCTGGTGCCGGAACAGCTGTTTTTATTAAG aAATCTCTCATACCCAGATTTAAATCCTGGGTCCAAAGAATTATgttggaagaagaagctgacCCTCTGAAGAAAGCTGATGCTAAACCTAGCTTAGCTGAAGAAGCAGTAGCTGCAGCCAAAGCTGCTTCTGCCGCTGCTTCTGATGTAGCCAGGGTTAGTCAGGAAATGATGATCACAAAGAATGAAG AGAGGAAATATTTTGAGGACTTAACGCACCTGTTAGGTGTCCAAGTACAAGAAATGAAGTCATTAAGCAATAATATCCGTAAGCTCGAAG GACAATCCAGCAACATTCCAAGGATTTATTCAGCTGATCAAGAGGTTTATAATGCTTCAGTCACTGCAGCAAGG AAACCCTATACAAATGGCAGCAATGTTGATTATGACACACGTTCAG CACGATCTGCATCTCCTCCTGCGCCTCCAGCTGATTCTTCTGGGCCCCCTCATCCAAAGTCATACATGGAT ATAATGTCTATGATCCAGAGAGGAGAGAAGCCTTCAAACATTCGG GAAATTAATGACATGCCGCCCAATCCGAACCAACCACTATCAAATCCACGCATAGCTCCCAAATCTAAG CCATGGGACAATAGTCAAGCACAGCAAGACGAGAGTTCAAATGGTCAATGGTGGCaacaaaaaaaccctagatccaCGGATTTCGGCTACGAGACAACAACAGCAGCACGTTTTACCGCTAACCAGAATGAAACAAGTACAATGGAACCAGCAGCTTTCCAGAGGCAACGGTCATGGGTACCTCCACAACCACCTCCAGTTGTCATGGCAGAAGCAGCTGAGGCCATTCGCCGTCCTAAGCCACTACCTAAGATGGATCAAGAAGCAGCTGCTAGTGATGACCAGACAGGTGTGAGCGATGAGTTACAGAAGATCACTAAGTTCTCTGAATCTGGTGGTGATGGATCAGAAAGTATCCAGATCACAGAGATACAAGAAGAATCAGAACAGCAACATATCATCCCAGaaggaaattaa
- the LOC109127151 gene encoding E3 ubiquitin-protein ligase SINA-like 11: protein MEVYNIHSPKRQRTENETRLAKLSDLDVLDCPVFFEPLTVPTFQCDDGHLVCSLCLAKVSNKCPGPGCDLPIGSKRCFPMEKVLEAAFVPCRNADIGCPNTFSYGKVSSHEKECNYSQCSCPNLDCNYIGSYTSIYSHYISSHLYENMTCSFRSSALVRININEKVLVLYEDMEKLLFVVQCFKERHGVYITLRSIASLTPKEKISYWLSSSVDGHTLAYKSPEMKMFLEVSSQIPEESYIFFPNSLLCGEMLEMSLSIVMFDGEWV from the exons ATGGAGGTTTACAACATTCACTCGCCAAAGAGGCAACGTACAGAGAATGAAACACGATTGGCGAAGTTGTCGGATCTTGATGTTCTTGATTGTCCTGTTTTCTTCGAGCCGCTCACAGTTCCTACCTTCCAG TGTGATGATGGACATCTAGTTTGCAGTTTATGCTTAGCCAAAGTGAGTAACAAGTGCCCTGGTCCTGGGTGTGATTTACCCATTGGTAGTAAACGATGCTTCCCAATGGAGAAGGTTCTTGAAGCAGCCTTTGTTCCTTGTCGAAATGCTGATATTGGTTGCCCAAATACTTTCTCTTATGGGAAAGTGTCAAGTCATGAAAAGGAATGCAACTACTCTCAATGCTCTTGCCCTAACCTCGATTGCAATTACATTGGCTCATACACCAGCATCTACAGTCACTATATTTCTAGCCATCTTTACGAAAACATGACTTGTTCCTTTCGTTCGTCTGCCCTTGTTCGGATAAACATCAACGAGAAGGTTTTAGTTCTATATGAAGATATGGAGAAACTATTATTTGTGGTTCAGTGTTTCAAGGAGAGACATGGTGTTTATATTACTCTTCGAAGTATTGCATCATTAACTCCAAAAGAGAAGATTTCGTACTGGCTTTCCTCTAGTGTTGATGGACACACGCTTGCTTACAAATCGCCAGAAATGAAGATGTTTCTTGAAGTGAGTTCTCAAATCCCCGAAGagagttacatattttttccTAACAGTTTATTGTGTGGTGAAATGTTGGAGATGAGTCTTTCCATCGTGATGTTCGACGGAGAGTGGGTTTag
- the LOC104740480 gene encoding uncharacterized protein LOC104740480: MEVTQSDPTRDPDTRYDRLCCSCFPSFRSRSSNAVGYSSWGRIRTVDDNNTHTHSNGGDEPRWWIRASLKIREWSELAAGPRWKTFIRRFNRDPRRGRDWDASEKFQYDPLSYSLNFDEDDDEDEYVGLGGMRSFSTRFASVPVYSGKAPPANSPPSLPAVLTTPRRDEIIES, from the coding sequence ATGGAAGTTACGCAATCGGATCCAACCCGGGATCCAGATACCCGGTACGATCGACTTTGCTGCTCGTGTTTCCCCAGTTTCCGATCAAGAAGCTCCAACGCCGTTGGATACTCTTCCTGGGGAAGAATTCGAACCGTCGATGACAACAATACTCACACTCACAGCAACGGCGGCGACGAGCCACGGTGGTGGATCCGAGCAAGTTTAAAGATCCGAGAGTGGTCTGAACTCGCAGCTGGTCCACGGTGGAAGACTTTCATAAGACGATTCAATCGCGATCCAAGACGCGGACGCGATTGGGACGCAAGCGAGAAGTTTCAATACGATCCTTTGAGTTACTCTTTGAACTtcgacgaagacgacgacgaggaCGAGTACGTCGGGTTAGGTGGAATGCGTAGCTTCTCCACTCGATTCGCTTCTGTTCCGGTTTACTCAGGTAAAGCTCCTCCGGCGAATTCTCCGCCGTCTTTGCCTGCTGTGTTGACGACTCCGCGGCGTGATGAGATAATTGAAAGTTAG
- the LOC104757078 gene encoding putative F-box protein At3g17560, with product MISDLPQDLIEEILSRVSVTSLRRLRSTCKLWYHQVLFKDPRFIKKYSDKTARQYHALILTDYTVCSMSSVLDRVKERISLSSVGHRLTLPHCNELVDLFRAFHCDGILLCRICRKNMIVVWNPFSGQTRWIQLQNQFLETFALGYDNKELFRSYKILTFFPYRSGRDLKRDVKVEIYEFRSNSWRNLDTTIPHGAYLKTHDGVSLNGNTYWVSCNKKGDNDYSLLSFDFSTETFQRLCAPFHHEPSYIDGTMALSVVREERLSFLYQSSKTLEVEIWMTDEIETTSVSWSKFLRVYLNFLRLSYSVSFYIIDEEKKVVVYCDEVVPVMANSRYIMTWIVKGGEKYRASADITVDRGIQVWPLRCHSFPRLFGYVPKN from the coding sequence ATGATCTCCGATCTGCCACAGGATTTGATAGAAGAGATACTGTCTAGGGTTTCGGTGACATCTCTGAGACGATTACGTTCTACTTGCAAACTATGGTACCATCAAGTTTTATTCAAAGATCCTCGATTCATCAAAAAATACTCTGACAAAACAGCAAGGCAGTATCATGCTCTCATACTGACTGATTATACGGTATGTTCAATGAGCTCCGTTCTCGATAGAGTTAAGGAAAGGATCAGCTTGTCTTCAGTTGGGCATCGCCTAACTTTGCCCCACTGTAATGAATTAGTCGATTTATTTAGAGCCTTTCACTGCGATGGCATATTGCTATGCAGAATCTGTAGGAAGAACATGATTGTGGTTTGGAACCCGTTTTCGGGGCAAACCAGATGGATCCAACTGCAAAATCAGTTCCTCGAAACCTTTGCCCTTGGATACGACAACAAGGAATTGTTCCGTAGCTACAAAATCTTGACGTTTTTCCCGTATAGATCAGGACGCGACTTAAAACGCGACGTAAAAGTGGAAATCTATGAGTTTAGGTCTAATTCATGGAGGAATCTTGATACGACCATCCCCCATGGAGCCTACTTAAAAACTCACGATGGTGTGTCTTTAAATGGAAATACTTATTGGGTGTCGTGTAATAAAAAAGGAGACAATGACTACTCACTactcagttttgatttttcaacaGAAACGTTTCAACGTTTGTGTGCTCCTTTTCATCATGAGCCAAGCTATATCGATGGTACTATGGCCCTCTCGGTTGTTAGAGAAGAACGTCTCTCGTTCTTATATCAGAGTAGCAAGACACTAGAGGTGGAAATATGGATGACCGATGAGATTGAGACCACATCTGTGTCGTGGAGCAAGTTCTTAAGagtatatttaaatttcctTCGTTTGTCGTATTCCGTGAGCTTCTACATTATCGACGAGGAAAAGAAAGTTGTCGTGTATTGTGATGAAGTAGTGCCTGTAATGGCAAATTCGAGATACATCATGACGTGGATTGTTAAAGGAGGAGAAAAATATAGAGCATCAGCCGATATTACAGTTGATCGTGGCATACAAGTATGGCCTTTGCGATGTCATAGTTTTCCAAGATTGTTTGGTTATGTTCCAAAAAATTAG
- the LOC104740459 gene encoding uncharacterized protein LOC104740459 isoform X2 encodes MLSSSPAVITAAHPPPSSETYQIPLSSPSPQIITRRDLFKTLSVCIATPSSLTVAPANARGLFQMPPLRLSNRYYLVRAGESDYESLGIINTNPVAKTSVDSGLSDKGKKQTVRAALQLKAMGACDRNCWLWPSITQRAYQAAEIIASINGISRSYIVPEYSFLDARGLGAYEGKKLDSISEVYALDSISMKTKPPPISDGTPNESVSDVFVRVTQLMSILETQYSEDTVVIVSPDSDNLSVLQAGIQGLDLRRHSELYFGPGEVRLLDANSVPVYKQPASAVYKCTNPPNCD; translated from the exons ATGTTATCATCATCGCCGGCGGTCATCACCGCCGCACATCCACCTCCGTCGTCAGAAACGTACCAAATTCCTCTATCCTCGCCGTCGCCGCAGATTATTACCCGCCGAGACCTGTTCAAGACTCTCTCCGTATGTATCGCCACACCATCATCACTCACCGTCGCACCAGCCAACGCACGCGGCCTCTTTCAAATGCCGCCTCTCCGTCTCTCTAATCG TTATTACCTTGTGAGGGCTGGGGAATCTGATTACGAAAGCTTAGGGATCATCAACACAAACCCGGTGGCCAAAACATCGGTTGATAGTGGATTATCAGATAAAGGTAAGAAGCAGACTGTGAGAGCTGCGTTACAGTTAAAGGCAATGGGAGCTTGTGATCGAAACTGTTGGCTTTGGCCTTCCATTACACAGAGAGCTTATCAGGCTGCTGAAATCATTGCCTCCATCAATGGGATTAGTCGCAG CTATATAGTTCCCGAATATAGCTTCCTAGATGCTCGTGGTTTAGGAGCTTACGAAGGCAAGAAGCTAGATTCCATTTCAGAA GTGTATGCATTGGACTCGATATCGATGAAGACAAAACCTCCTCCTATAAGCGATGGTACGCCTAACGAGAGTGTTTCAGATGTATTCGTTCGTGTGACGCAGCTCATGTCTATTCTCGAGACTCAATACTCAGAGGACACGGTCGTCATTGTTTCGCCTGATTCAGACAACTTATCTGTCTTACAAGCTGGTATTCAAGGTCTCGACCTTCGAAGGCACTCGGAGTTGTATTTTGGACCAGGAGAAGTAAGATTGTTAGATGCAAACAGCGTTCCTGTGTACAAGCAACCTGCTTCTGCTGTATATAAATGCACAAACCCACCAAACTGTGACTAA
- the LOC104740436 gene encoding 1-deoxy-D-xylulose 5-phosphate reductoisomerase, chloroplastic: MMMTLNSIPPSESFALSFLDTSSRFNLTPKLPGGFSSRKRNQGRGFGKGVKCSVKVQQQSSPPPPAWPGRAVPPETPRQSWDGPKPISIVGSTGSIGTQTLGIVAENPDKFRVVALAAGSNFTLLADQVRKFKPALVALRNESLIGELKEALADLDYKPEIIPGEQGVIEVGRHPEAVTLVTGIVGCAGLKPTVAAIEAGKDIALANKETLIAGGPFVLPLANKHKVKILPADSEHSAIFQCIQGLPEGGLRKIILTASGGSFRDWPVEKLKEVTVAESLNHPIWTSMGKKVTIDSATLFNKGLEVIEAHYLFGAEYDDIEIVIHPQSIIHSMIETEDSSVIAQLGWPDMRIPILYTLSWPDRVPTSYPRLDYCKLGSLTFKKPDNVKYPSMDIAYATGRAGGTMTGVLSAANEKAVEMFIDEKISYLDIFKVVELTCDKHRNELVTSPSLEEILHYDSWAREYAATVQISSGAGSVLA, from the exons ATGATGATGACTCTTAACTCAATACCTCCCTCTGAATCCTTTGCTCTTTCTTTCTTGGATACCTCCTCCAGGTTCAATCTAACCCCTAAACTCCCAG GTGGATTTAGTTCGAGGAAGAGGAATCAAGGGAGAGGGTTTGGAAAAGGAGTCAAGTGTTCAGTCAAAGTGCAGCAGcaatcttctcctcctcctccagccTGGCCTGGGAGAGCTGTTCCTCCTGAGACACCTCGTCAATCTTGGGATGGACCAAAACCTATCTCCATCGTTGGATCTACTGGTTCTATTGGCactcag ACATTGGGTATCGTGGCTGAGAATCCTGACAAATTTAGAGTTGTGGCTCTAGCTGCTGGTTCCAATTTTACTCTCCTTGCTGATCAG GTAAGGAAATTTAAACCTGCGTTGGTTGCTCTTAGAAACGAGTCATTGATCGGTGAGCTTAAAGAAGCATTAGCGGATTTGGACTACAAACCTGAGATTATTCCAGGGGAGCAAGGAGTGATTGAG GTTGGTCGACACCCTGAAGCTGTAACTCTTGTTACCGGAATAGTAGGTTGTGCAGGACTAAAG CCTACGGTTGCTGCAATCGAAGCAGGAAAGGACATTGCTCTTGCAAACAAGGAGACATTAATCGCAGGTGGTCCATTCGTGCTTCCGCTTGCCAACAAACATAAAGTTAAGATTCTTCCGGCAGATTCAGAACATTCTGCTATATTTCAG TGTATTCAAGGTTTGCCTGAAGGCGGTCTGCGCAAGATAATCTTGACTGCATCTGGTGGATCTTTTAG GGATTGGCCTGTTGAAAAGCTGAAGGAAGTTACAGTAGCTGAATCGTTGAATCATCCAATCTGGACGTCCATGGGAAAGAAAGTCACTATAGACTCAGCTACGCTTTTCAACAAG GGTCTTGAGGTCATTGAAGCACATTATTTGTTTGGAGCTGAGTATGACGATATAGAGATTGTCATTCATCCTCAAAGTATCATACACTCCATGATTGAAACAGAG GATTCATCTGTAATTGCTCAATTGGGTTGGCCTGATATGCGTATACCGATTCTCTACACCTTGTCATGGCCCGATAGAGTTCCAACTTCTTATCCAAGACTTGACTATTGCAA ACTTGGTTCGTTGACTTTCAAGAAGCCAGACAATGTGAAATACCCATCCatggatattgcttatgctacTGGACGAGCTGGAGGCACAATGACTGGAGTTCTCAGTGCCGCCAATGAGAAAGCCGTTGAAATGTTCATTGATGAAAA GATAAGCTATTTGGATATCTTCAAGGTTGTGGAGTTAACATGCGATAAACATCGTAACGAGTTGGTAACATCACCTTCTCTTGAAGAGATTCTTCACTATGACTCGTGGGCGCGTGAATACGCGGCAACGGTGCAGATTTCTTCTGGTGCGGGTTCAGTTCTTGCCTGA
- the LOC104740451 gene encoding CASP-like protein 4A2: MKMKRTVSSNSEAYSYNESPHSPLRFHSPLSDAGDLPESRYVSPEGSPFKIENPPKSAAATVSDGNKFNQFSPLPSPIPPPPPPQYPPPRRQQQHQRNTRAPINSSSDKSPSSMVVFNRWVREDNGTTQTTTRKVDGGELGTTTATTVNRARRDELVSVTALGFRITEVILCVISFSIMAADKTQGWSGDSYDRYKEYRYCLAVNVIGFVYSAFEACDAACYIAKESYMINCGFHDLFVFSMDQLVAYLLMSASSCAATRVDDWVSNWGKDEFTQMATASIAVSFLAFGAFAVSALISSYRLFNHASS, from the exons ATGAAGATGAAGCGAACCGTGTCATCGAACTCAGAAGCGTATAGTTACAACGAGTCACCACACTCTCCTCTTAGATTTCATTCTCCGTTATCAGATGCCGGAGATTTACCGGAAAGCCGTTACGTTTCTCCTGAAGGATCTCCGTTCAAAATCGAGAATCCTCCTAAGTCGGCGGCGGCGACGGTATCCGACGGTAACAAGTTCAATCAATTCTCGCCTCTTCCTTCTCCGattccaccaccacctcctcctcagTATCCGCCGCCgcgacgacaacaacaacatcagagGAATACGAGAGCGCCGATTAATTCTTCTTCGGATAAGTCTCCTTCGTCTATGGTAGTGTTTAATCGCTGGGTTAGAGAAGATAATGGTACTACACAGACTACAACTAGGAAGGTTGACGGCGGAGAATTGGGAACGACGACGGCGACGACGGTGAACAGAGCAAGAAGAGACGAGTTAGTTAGTGTGACGGCGCTAGGGTTTAGAATTACCGAAGTGATTTTGTGTGTGATTTCGTTTTCGATCATGGCCGCTGATAAAACTCAAGGTTGGAGCGGCGATTCTTATGATCGCTACAAAGAGTacag gtaTTGTTTGGCTGTGAACGTTATAGGATTCGTTTACTCTGCGTTTGAAGCTTGTGACGCTGCTTGCTACATCGCCAAAGAGAGTTATATGATAAACTGTGGATTCCACGActtgtttgttttctccatGGATCAA CTTGTTGCATATCTTCTAATGTCGGCGTCTTCATGTGCTGCGACTCGAGTTGATGATTGGGTTTCTAATTGGGGCAAAGACGAGTTTACTCAGATGGCAACCGCTTCCATCGCTGTTTCCTTCTTAGCTTTTGGAGCGTTTGCCGTCAGCGCTTTGATTTCTTCTTACAGGCTCTTCAATCACGCTTCCTCCTAG
- the LOC104740474 gene encoding bidirectional sugar transporter SWEET5-like, whose protein sequence is MTDAHTARTVVGVIGNVISFGLFCAPIPTIVKIWKMKSVSEFKPDPYVATVLNCMMWTFYGLPFVQPDSLLVITINGTGLFMELVYVTIFFIFATSPIRRRITIAMVIEVIFMTVVIFCTLYFLHTTKQRSMLIGILCIVFNVVMYAAPLTVMKLVIKTKSVKYMPFFLSLANLTNGVVWLIYACLKFDPYILVPNSLGALSGIIQLILYAIYYKTTNWNDEDDHDKRHSNDEIELSQA, encoded by the exons atgacggaCGCCCATACAGCCCGGACGGTCGTCGGAGTCATCG GAAATGTGATCTCTTTCGGCTTGTTCTGCGCTCCAAT ACCAACGATTGTGAAGATATGGAAGATGAAATCGGTGTCGGAGTTTAAACCAGATCCATACGTAGCTACGGTTTTAAACTGCATGATGTGGACATTTTACGGACTTCCTTTCGTCCAACCCGACAGTCTCCTCGTCATCACCATTAATGGAACTGGTCTTTTCATGGAACTCGTTTACgtcaccatcttcttcatcttcgctACCTCGCCTATCCGC aGAAGGATCACAATAGCTATGGTGATCGAGGTGATATTCATGACGGTGGTGATCTTCTGCACATTGTATTTTTTGCATACAACAAAACAGAGATCTATGCTAATTGGGATCTTGTGTATTGTTTTCAACGTCGTCATGTATGCTGCTCCTCTCACCGTCATG AAACTTGTGATAAAGACAAAGAGCGTGAAGTACATGCCCTTCTTCCTTTCATTAGCCAACCTCACGAACGGTGTCGTTTGGCTCATTTATGCATGTCTTAAATTCGATCCCTATATCTTG GTTCCAAATAGTCTTGGAGCACTATCAGGAATAATCCAACTTATATTATACGCAATTTACTATAAAACAACTAACTGGAACGATGAAGATGATCACGATAAGCGCCATTCAAACGATGAAATCGAACTTAGCCAGGCTTAA
- the LOC104740489 gene encoding rac-like GTP-binding protein ARAC10 yields the protein MASSASKFIKCVTVGDGAVGKTCMLICYTSNKFPTDYIPTVFDNFSANVVVEGTTVNLGLWDTAGQEDYNRLRPLSYRGADVFVLSFSLVSRASYENVFKKWIPELQHFAPGVPLVLVGTKLDLREDKHYLADHPGLSPVTTAQGEELRKLIGATYYIECSSKTQQNVKAVFDSAIKEVIKPLVKQKEKTKKKKKQKTSHGCLSNVLCGRIVTRH from the exons ATGGCTTCAAGTGCTTCAAAGTTCATCAAATGTGTGACTGTTGGTGATGGTGCCGTTGGTAAAACCTGTATGCTCATCTGCTACACCAGCAATAAATTCCCTACT GACTACATACCAACAGTTTTTGACAACTTTAGTGCAAATGTTGTAGTTGAAGGCACCACTGTTAATTTAGGCCTATGGGACACTGCTG GACAAGAAGACTATAACAGATTAAGGCCTTTAAGTTACAGAGGAGCAGATGTTTTCGTCTTGTCTTTCTCATTAGTCAGCAGAGCTAGCTACgagaatgtttttaaaaag TGGATCCCTGAACTCCAACACTTTGCTCCAGGAGTTCCCTTAGTCCTTGTCGGTACCAAATTAG ATCTCCGTGAAGATAAGCATTATTTGGCTGATCATCCTGGACTATCCCCTGTAACTACTGCACAG GGAGAGGAACTGCGTAAGCTAATTGGTGCGACATATTACATTGAATGTAGCTCAAAAACTCAACAG AATGTGAAAGCAGTTTTTGATTCCGCGATAAAGGAAGTGATCAAACCGCTGGTTAAACaaaaggagaagacgaagaagaagaagaagcaaaagacgaGTCACGGCTGTTTATC AAACGTTCTGTGTGGGAGGATAGTGACTCGGCATTAA
- the LOC104757066 gene encoding uncharacterized protein LOC104757066, whose product MLSSSPAVITAAHPPPSSETYQIPLSSPSPQIITRRDLFKTLSVCIATPSSLTVAPANARGLFQMPPLRLSNRYYLVRAGESDYESLGIINTNPVAKTSVDSGLSDKGKKQTVRAALQLKAMGACDRNCWLWPSITQRAYQAAEIIASINGISRRGKIVISIQDYSNVVSYRFTRFKFRNEPIIKTGMCGSQLWLCFVSLKTRRTRDTV is encoded by the exons ATGTTATCATCATCGCCGGCGGTCATCACCGCCGCACATCCACCTCCGTCGTCAGAAACGTACCAAATTCCTCTATCCTCGCCGTCGCCGCAGATTATTACCCGCCGAGACCTGTTCAAGACTCTCTCCGTATGTATCGCCACACCATCATCACTCACCGTCGCACCAGCCAACGCACGCGGCCTCTTTCAAATGCCGCCTCTCCGTCTCTCTAATCG TTATTACCTTGTGAGGGCTGGGGAATCTGATTACGAAAGCTTAGGGATCATCAACACAAACCCGGTGGCCAAAACATCGGTTGATAGTGGATTATCAGATAAAGGTAAGAAGCAGACTGTGAGAGCTGCGTTACAGTTAAAGGCAATGGGAGCTTGTGATCGAAACTGTTGGCTTTGGCCTTCCATTACACAGAGAGCTTATCAGGCTGCTGAAATCATTGCCTCCATCAATGGGATTAGTCGCAG GGGTAAAATTGTCATTTCTATCCAAGACTATTCCAATGTGGTTAGTTACCGGTTTACTCGATTCAAATTCAGAAACGAACCAATTATCAAAACCGGAATGTGCGGTTCACAATTGTGGCTTTGTTTTGTATCCCTTAAAACACGGAGGACCAGAGATACCGTTTGA